The Proteus sp. ZN5 genome includes the window TGCCGTTATTTTACTGTGTGGATTACTGTTCTACGGTTTACGTATTAAATTCGAAGCCAAACAACTCGTAGTGTGGTCTAAAAATATGTTAGGGAAGATCCTACATATTGGTTTACCCGCCGCGGGAGAAAACTTGGTTTGGATATTACATTATATGACTGCATCTGCCTTTATTGGATTAATGGGTGAAGTCCCTCTTGCAGCACAAACTCTCTATTTCCAACTGTCATTATTTTTAATGCTCTTTGGGATTGCGATTAGTATTGGTAATGAAATATTAGTAGGCCACTTAGTCGGAGCAAAACGCTTTGATGATGCTTTCAATAGAGGCTGGAAAAGCTTAAAAACAGGTGTGATATTTACGATTGGTGTTGTTATTGTTTATTGGTTTATGCGTGATCCTATTCTGTATTCCATTACCGAAGACCAACGTATTATTGACCAATTGATCCCGCTATTTATTTTATCGGTCTTTTTAGAACCGGGCCGTACTTTTAATATAGTAATGGTAAATGCCTTACGTGCGGCAGGCGATGCTAAATTCCCGCTGATGACAGCAATTTGCTTTATGTGGGGTGTTGCTATTCCGGTTGGTTATTTCCTCGGTATTAAGATGGAAATGGGCCTAATTGGTATCTGGATTGGCTTCCTTTGTGATGAGTGGTTACGTGGATTAACTAACGCATGGCGTTGGCGCTCTCGCAGATGGCAAACTAAGCGCTTGGATATATAATAATCAAACTTCCCCCGATATTATTATCGGGGGAACATATTAAATGATATTATTATCTTTAAATTTTAGACTTTTTAAAAGGATAACAGAATTTATCCCTCTTTTTAAATCTTCATTTAATTTTATTTTATTATTATTTAATTTATTAAATTCTTCTATAAATCGAAAAATAAATCGACTAATTAAAAAAAACTCTTCTACCT containing:
- a CDS encoding MATE family efflux transporter is translated as MHQSDVADRSLFSLSWPIFIDIFLHLATLLINTYMVSHVSTAYLAAMGVGNQVFDLFITIFSFISVGCSVVIAQYLGAGKREKASQAIHISIAFNSLLGISSALIILFFGYNILHLMNTPEHLVQDGYNYLHIIGICLIPEAISIILAACLRVYGKSKAAMYVTLIANIVTVIGNMIVLYGFFGLPQYGLVGVAWSTVVGRIIAVILLCGLLFYGLRIKFEAKQLVVWSKNMLGKILHIGLPAAGENLVWILHYMTASAFIGLMGEVPLAAQTLYFQLSLFLMLFGIAISIGNEILVGHLVGAKRFDDAFNRGWKSLKTGVIFTIGVVIVYWFMRDPILYSITEDQRIIDQLIPLFILSVFLEPGRTFNIVMVNALRAAGDAKFPLMTAICFMWGVAIPVGYFLGIKMEMGLIGIWIGFLCDEWLRGLTNAWRWRSRRWQTKRLDI